The Shewanella mangrovisoli genome has a window encoding:
- the bioA gene encoding adenosylmethionine--8-amino-7-oxononanoate transaminase, protein MRNLLDLDFDSAHIWHPYTSMTRALPVYGVHSAQGCELELVDGRKLIDGTSSWWACVHGYGHPAILTAMERQLHQLSHVMFGGITHEPAITLCKKLLAMTCEPLTKVFLCDSGSIAVEVAIKMALQYWQGQDLPLAQKAQKQRILTVKKGYHGDTFAAMSVCDPEGGMHTMFGEAVTKQCFVDAPQTPFDEPLRQDDLAPMQRILREQHPEIAAVIIEPIMQGAGGMRFYSSEYLRGLRALCDEYNVLLILDEIATGFGRTGKLFAYEHADITPDILCLGKALTGGYISLAATLCTDNVAQGISLSPAGVFMHGPTFMGNPLACAAACASLDLINQQEWPIQVAAIEQQMQHELADAIDIPSVKEVRVLGAVGVLEMHQAVNTAALQQQFVDLGVWVRPFANLIYIMPPYVISSSQLTRLTRAMKQVAATIAPPHANQSEALVTESITISHG, encoded by the coding sequence ATGCGCAATTTACTCGATTTGGATTTTGATAGCGCCCATATTTGGCATCCTTATACTTCAATGACCCGTGCACTTCCTGTTTATGGGGTACACAGTGCACAAGGCTGCGAGCTGGAATTGGTCGATGGCCGTAAGCTTATCGATGGCACCAGCTCCTGGTGGGCCTGCGTACATGGTTACGGACACCCAGCGATATTAACGGCGATGGAGCGGCAACTGCACCAACTTAGCCATGTGATGTTTGGCGGCATTACCCACGAGCCCGCCATTACACTCTGCAAAAAACTGCTGGCGATGACCTGCGAGCCCCTCACTAAAGTCTTTCTCTGCGACTCAGGCTCAATTGCCGTCGAAGTTGCCATCAAAATGGCGCTGCAATATTGGCAGGGGCAAGATTTGCCTTTAGCGCAAAAGGCCCAAAAACAGCGCATTCTTACGGTGAAGAAGGGTTACCATGGCGATACTTTTGCCGCCATGAGTGTCTGCGATCCCGAAGGTGGCATGCATACCATGTTTGGCGAAGCCGTCACGAAGCAGTGTTTTGTCGACGCGCCGCAAACACCCTTCGATGAGCCATTACGCCAAGATGATTTAGCGCCAATGCAACGTATTTTACGCGAGCAACATCCAGAGATTGCCGCCGTGATTATCGAGCCGATTATGCAGGGCGCTGGGGGAATGCGATTCTACAGCAGCGAGTATTTACGCGGCCTGCGTGCCCTGTGTGATGAATATAATGTGCTGCTTATTCTCGATGAAATCGCCACGGGTTTTGGGCGGACTGGTAAGTTATTTGCCTATGAGCATGCCGACATCACGCCCGACATTCTCTGCCTAGGCAAAGCCTTAACGGGCGGTTATATCAGCCTTGCCGCCACCTTATGCACGGATAACGTCGCCCAAGGCATTAGCCTATCGCCCGCCGGCGTCTTTATGCATGGTCCCACATTTATGGGCAATCCCCTCGCCTGCGCCGCCGCCTGCGCCAGCTTAGATTTAATCAATCAACAGGAGTGGCCAATACAGGTTGCCGCCATCGAGCAGCAAATGCAGCACGAGCTTGCCGATGCCATCGATATTCCCAGCGTGAAAGAGGTGCGCGTGCTCGGCGCGGTTGGCGTGCTCGAAATGCACCAAGCGGTCAATACCGCCGCACTGCAACAGCAATTTGTCGACTTAGGCGTATGGGTGCGTCCCTTTGCCAACCTGATTTATATTATGCCGCCCTATGTGATTAGTTCTTCACAGCTCACACGGCTAACTCGGGCGATGAAGCAAGTGGCGGCAACGATTGCCCCACCCCATGCCAATCAAAGCGAGGCACTGGTGACAGAGAGCATCACTATCAGCCACGGCTAA
- a CDS encoding methyl-accepting chemotaxis protein, with the protein MFKLADIPVSRKLALQLITALIGALILLTLSVTTLKSNLMAEREARLNAVLSLALSRIQALQQNLPLEQAQQAAKEMLNNMRFDGDNYLFVIDETRHIIVHPVKPELVSQQMGNNGAEQYWFSMVELGRNGQQGVLQYPWVTGNGKKAQKMSLVMGFKPWGWILGSGILLQDIENTIWHEYVLMGGTTLILILLMAALGYIISRSIVQPLDQVNNAMQIIATGNLTPQLAVTGKDELATLAHNINQSMTSIRTALAEANHSADNVSQAASRIASTAEETNQAVNNQRDQLAQLATAMNEMSATIADVANNAESTAKDTKEATREAGLGDKDVHASVDGIHALAKEVEQATQQVNKLKEEIMQISEVTAVISAISDQTNLLALNAAIEAARAGEQGRGFAVVADEVRQLASRTRQSTEEIQNTISLLQQRAVSAANAMDTSRDLAEKSVDQSTKAGNDLSLIVTHIKHVSDMATQIATAAEEQSAVAEEMNRNVCGINSSALEVSESATYLAQESESLAELSLNLNTKLAAFKL; encoded by the coding sequence ATGTTTAAACTCGCCGACATTCCCGTCAGCCGAAAACTCGCGCTACAACTTATCACAGCCCTTATCGGCGCCTTAATTCTTCTCACCCTTTCTGTCACTACCTTAAAAAGCAATTTGATGGCGGAACGTGAAGCCAGACTCAATGCAGTGCTCAGCTTAGCCCTCAGTCGCATTCAAGCTTTACAGCAAAACTTACCCCTAGAGCAGGCTCAACAAGCCGCAAAAGAGATGCTTAACAATATGCGGTTCGACGGTGACAACTACCTGTTTGTAATTGATGAAACACGCCACATCATAGTTCACCCCGTTAAACCCGAGTTAGTCAGCCAGCAAATGGGCAACAATGGCGCAGAGCAGTACTGGTTCAGCATGGTCGAGTTAGGGCGCAATGGTCAGCAAGGTGTCTTGCAATATCCTTGGGTAACAGGCAATGGCAAAAAAGCCCAGAAAATGTCCTTAGTGATGGGATTTAAACCCTGGGGCTGGATTTTAGGCTCGGGGATTTTACTGCAAGACATTGAAAACACGATTTGGCATGAATATGTGCTAATGGGCGGCACTACACTTATTCTCATTCTGCTGATGGCGGCACTGGGCTACATTATCAGTCGCTCTATTGTTCAACCCTTAGATCAAGTGAACAACGCGATGCAAATCATCGCCACTGGCAACCTTACGCCGCAGCTTGCGGTCACTGGCAAAGATGAACTTGCGACCCTCGCCCACAATATCAATCAGAGCATGACAAGCATTCGAACGGCACTGGCAGAGGCTAACCACAGCGCCGACAATGTCTCACAAGCCGCTTCACGTATCGCATCGACCGCCGAAGAAACCAATCAAGCGGTAAACAACCAGCGGGACCAACTCGCCCAGTTAGCCACGGCGATGAACGAAATGAGCGCCACCATTGCCGATGTGGCCAATAATGCCGAAAGTACCGCGAAAGACACCAAAGAAGCCACCCGCGAAGCCGGACTTGGGGATAAGGACGTGCACGCCAGCGTTGACGGTATCCATGCGCTTGCCAAAGAAGTGGAGCAAGCAACGCAGCAAGTGAACAAGTTAAAAGAAGAAATCATGCAAATTAGTGAAGTGACGGCGGTGATCAGTGCTATTTCGGATCAAACCAATTTATTAGCATTAAACGCCGCCATTGAAGCGGCGCGTGCCGGTGAGCAGGGCCGAGGTTTCGCCGTGGTGGCCGATGAAGTGCGGCAATTAGCCAGCAGAACGAGGCAATCGACAGAGGAAATTCAAAACACTATTTCCCTATTACAACAACGTGCCGTCAGTGCTGCCAATGCGATGGATACGAGCCGCGATCTGGCTGAAAAGAGCGTTGATCAGTCCACAAAGGCAGGCAACGATTTATCCCTCATTGTGACCCATATTAAGCACGTGAGTGATATGGCCACTCAGATCGCAACCGCGGCCGAAGAGCAAAGCGCGGTGGCAGAAGAAATGAACCGTAACGTCTGCGGGATTAATAGTTCGGCGCTTGAAGTGTCTGAATCAGCCACCTATCTTGCTCAAGAAAGCGAGAGCCTCGCCGAGCTATCGCTTAATCTCAATACCAAACTGGCGGCGTTTAAGCTCTAA
- a CDS encoding hybrid sensor histidine kinase/response regulator, with translation MNLTLVVAVIAICYVSLLFLLAWGAERWFSGVTKKLQVGIYGLSLAVYCSSWSFLGTVGQSANDFWSFIPIFIGPIIIFTLGFGMLRKMVLVSKAQNITSVADFIAARYGKSQTLAAIVTLIALFGIMPYIALQLKAMVFSLNLFQPADDPLNGITIPLLITALLAIFAILFGTRKLDATEHNPGMMLAIAFESLVKLAAFLLVGIVISFGVFDGFGDIWQQASERALINYPNPRIEALMPELLVGMAAFLCMPRQFHVMVVECADESVLSKGRWLFPLYLALFGLFVGPLALAGKVILGDSVAADTYVINLPLALDHPLLAVIALLGTLSAATGMVIVAVVTISVMVSNEWLVPVMLRTGNIREKNFSQFSQMLLNARRLAIVIILGLGYGSYLALADSDSLSHLGMLSFGAFAQLAPALVGGLYWKHGNRAGVFLGLSVGFGLWFYIMLSGMNDGQNVATLLSSNIDLLDAITPNVRDALTALFANIACYILGSIWFRAGVAERIQASAFVSPGKLKNNANKKNGPISQQDLLILASRFVSPTRAYESFSRFSTEAVKSDSWHKAATPELIAHTERLLAGVLGASSASLVMDSVLQGRDLALDEVFSLVDEASSKIMLSQDMLRGAIEHAYEGMSVIDSDLNLVAWNYKYVELYQYPEGFLQQGMPIGEVIRFNAARGYCGEGDIESQVEKRVQHMRNGTPHTSERQRKDGKVIKIQGNPMPDGGFVMTFTDITQYREQERALLEANETLESRVKERTYELAMLNSELLEAKAQEEMANASKSRFLAAVGHDLMQPLNAARLFTASLSQYPNLDREARTTLSHVNSSLKTAGELLTDLLDISKLDSGMVEVNRRDFAISELLNGLSVEFEAMAADNQIRFKMIPCSATVNSDPSLLRRVLQNFLTNAYRYARGGRVLFGCRHRGSELEIQVLDTGCGIDEHETREIFKEFKRLNNPRSKSVSGLGLGLAIADRISRVLNHSIQVSSQLGRGSVFSISVPLGETVRQPQVKALPSLLQPLSGIKVLCIDNEEAILAGLESLLSRWQCEVICAKDLADARIKLGLKGVAPDIVLADFHLDDGQNGVDAMDGIRALYGKELPGILITANTRKELVEDVQRRGYHYMAKMIKPAALRALISSLVKASR, from the coding sequence ATGAATCTAACCTTAGTCGTCGCCGTTATTGCTATTTGTTATGTCTCACTTTTATTCCTTTTAGCCTGGGGCGCGGAGCGTTGGTTTAGCGGCGTGACCAAGAAGCTGCAGGTTGGCATTTATGGCTTAAGTCTGGCGGTTTATTGTTCTTCCTGGAGCTTTTTAGGCACTGTAGGGCAGTCGGCTAATGATTTTTGGTCCTTCATCCCGATTTTTATCGGTCCTATCATTATTTTCACCTTAGGTTTTGGCATGCTGCGCAAGATGGTTCTCGTGTCCAAGGCGCAAAATATTACCTCGGTCGCCGACTTTATCGCCGCCCGTTACGGTAAGTCACAAACCTTGGCGGCCATTGTTACCCTCATCGCGCTATTTGGCATCATGCCCTACATTGCCCTGCAACTTAAGGCGATGGTATTTAGCCTTAATTTGTTTCAGCCAGCAGACGATCCTTTAAACGGCATTACTATCCCTTTACTTATCACAGCATTGCTGGCGATTTTTGCCATTCTATTTGGGACGCGTAAGCTCGACGCTACCGAGCATAACCCCGGCATGATGCTGGCGATTGCCTTTGAATCGTTAGTCAAACTGGCGGCATTTTTGCTGGTGGGGATTGTGATTAGCTTTGGGGTGTTCGACGGTTTTGGTGATATCTGGCAGCAGGCGAGCGAAAGAGCCTTAATTAATTACCCAAATCCTCGCATCGAAGCCTTAATGCCTGAGCTGCTCGTCGGCATGGCGGCATTTTTATGTATGCCGCGGCAATTCCACGTGATGGTGGTGGAGTGCGCCGATGAGTCGGTGTTGTCCAAGGGGCGCTGGTTATTCCCGCTGTATTTGGCCTTGTTTGGCTTATTCGTTGGGCCACTGGCCCTAGCGGGTAAAGTCATCCTTGGGGATAGCGTTGCCGCCGACACTTATGTGATCAATTTACCGCTTGCGTTAGACCATCCATTGCTGGCCGTGATTGCGCTGTTAGGTACGTTATCCGCGGCAACAGGCATGGTGATTGTGGCGGTAGTGACAATAAGCGTGATGGTGAGTAACGAGTGGCTGGTGCCAGTGATGCTGCGCACGGGCAATATCCGTGAGAAAAACTTTAGCCAGTTTTCGCAGATGTTGTTAAATGCACGCCGCCTTGCCATCGTCATCATCCTTGGCCTGGGTTATGGCAGTTATCTGGCGCTCGCCGACAGTGACTCCTTGTCGCACCTTGGGATGTTATCCTTTGGGGCGTTTGCCCAGCTGGCTCCCGCGCTGGTGGGAGGCCTCTATTGGAAGCACGGTAATCGTGCCGGGGTGTTTTTAGGTTTAAGTGTGGGTTTTGGTCTGTGGTTTTATATCATGCTGAGCGGCATGAATGACGGCCAAAATGTGGCGACCTTGTTGTCGAGTAATATCGACCTGTTAGATGCCATTACCCCCAATGTGCGCGATGCCCTCACGGCCTTGTTCGCCAATATTGCCTGCTATATCTTAGGCTCTATTTGGTTTCGGGCGGGGGTGGCCGAGCGTATTCAGGCCAGCGCCTTTGTCAGCCCGGGTAAGCTTAAAAATAATGCCAATAAGAAAAATGGCCCAATCTCTCAGCAGGATTTATTGATCTTAGCCAGCCGCTTTGTGAGCCCAACTCGCGCCTATGAAAGCTTTAGCCGATTCTCCACCGAGGCGGTCAAGAGTGACAGCTGGCACAAGGCCGCGACACCTGAGCTTATCGCCCACACCGAGCGCTTACTCGCCGGAGTGCTTGGCGCTTCCAGTGCCTCCTTGGTAATGGACTCGGTTTTACAGGGGCGAGACTTGGCCTTGGATGAAGTCTTTAGCCTAGTGGATGAAGCTTCGTCCAAAATCATGCTCAGCCAAGATATGCTGCGCGGTGCTATTGAGCATGCCTATGAAGGGATGAGCGTTATCGACAGCGATCTCAACTTGGTGGCATGGAACTACAAATACGTCGAGCTGTATCAATATCCTGAGGGATTTTTACAGCAAGGGATGCCGATTGGCGAAGTGATCCGCTTTAACGCGGCGCGGGGATATTGCGGCGAGGGGGACATTGAGTCACAGGTCGAAAAACGCGTACAGCATATGCGTAACGGCACGCCGCATACCTCAGAGCGGCAACGTAAAGACGGCAAAGTGATTAAAATTCAAGGCAATCCTATGCCCGATGGCGGCTTTGTGATGACCTTTACCGACATCACTCAATACCGTGAGCAGGAACGGGCTTTACTTGAGGCCAATGAAACCCTCGAATCGCGCGTTAAAGAGCGTACCTACGAATTAGCCATGCTAAACAGTGAGTTACTTGAGGCTAAGGCGCAGGAAGAAATGGCGAATGCTTCTAAGAGTCGCTTCTTAGCGGCGGTAGGGCACGACTTAATGCAACCCCTGAATGCGGCGAGATTGTTTACCGCTTCCTTGTCCCAATACCCTAATTTAGACCGCGAGGCGCGCACCACCCTATCCCATGTGAATAGCTCGCTCAAAACAGCGGGCGAGTTGCTCACCGACTTATTGGATATTTCGAAGCTGGATTCCGGCATGGTGGAAGTCAATCGCCGTGATTTTGCCATATCTGAGCTGCTCAATGGTCTGTCGGTCGAATTTGAGGCGATGGCGGCGGACAATCAAATTCGCTTTAAGATGATCCCCTGTAGCGCGACGGTCAACTCAGATCCTTCGCTACTGCGGCGCGTGCTGCAAAACTTCTTAACCAATGCTTATCGTTATGCCCGAGGTGGGCGGGTGCTGTTTGGCTGTCGCCATCGCGGCAGTGAGCTAGAGATCCAAGTATTGGATACGGGCTGCGGCATTGATGAGCATGAAACCCGTGAAATCTTCAAAGAGTTTAAGCGCTTAAATAATCCACGTAGTAAAAGCGTTAGCGGTCTTGGCCTTGGGCTAGCGATTGCCGATAGGATCAGCCGGGTACTAAACCACAGTATTCAAGTGTCCTCACAACTTGGACGTGGTTCAGTGTTCTCTATAAGTGTGCCTTTAGGGGAAACCGTGCGTCAGCCGCAGGTGAAGGCGTTGCCATCGCTATTGCAACCTTTGTCTGGGATTAAAGTACTGTGTATCGACAACGAAGAGGCCATTTTGGCGGGGCTTGAGAGTCTACTCAGCCGCTGGCAGTGTGAGGTGATTTGTGCCAAGGATTTAGCCGATGCACGTATAAAGTTGGGCCTAAAAGGGGTGGCACCGGATATTGTTTTAGCAGATTTCCACTTGGACGATGGCCAAAATGGTGTCGATGCGATGGACGGGATCCGCGCGCTCTATGGCAAAGAGTTACCGGGCATTTTAATCACTGCCAATACTCGCAAAGAACTGGTGGAGGATGTGCAGCGCCGCGGTTACCACTATATGGCGAAAATGATTAAACCGGCGGCGCTACGGGCGTTGATTTCGAGCCTAGTCAAGGCGAGTCGTTAA
- a CDS encoding DEAD/DEAH box helicase → MSVNSSPSVTLRDYQQQAVDAAIAHFKKSTDSAVLVLPTGAGKSIVIAELARIARRRVLVLTHVKELVAQNAQKVGLLTTEASIYSAGLNQKSTDGKTVVASIQSAARALNQFDEPFSLVIIDECHRVSLEKTSQYQQILSHLQQRNPKLRLLGLTATPYRLGTDWIYKRHYHGKVGSPELGIFEQCIFELPIRPLIKQGYLTAPTLFDGLSAQYDFSQIKPNDNGEYPEVQVNALLNHAGRATTAIVKQLIELSHHRQGIIIFAATVRHAEEIVSQLNKKHSKQTAIVTAQTPDNERDELIERFKARELKFLVNVAVLTTGFDAPHVDLIAILRPTASVSLFQQMIGRGLRICEGKKDCLVIDYAANGYDLYFPEVGQAKPNSKSVPVQVHCPVCQFANIFWGLTDNDGDIIEHFGRRCQGIVEHHGQKQQCDFRFRSKSCPDCGQENDIAARICQHCQSTLIDPDKRLKQVLNKQHHHLFRCQHMTLMDDAGDLKVQYLDIEGNEFNRRFKLQTPAQWRALYALFIFPHSRTPGLKPKQYKKVSELITDSAAFRMPDLLLLKKHKKGWDLLESYFDYQGRYQTENKHI, encoded by the coding sequence GTGTCAGTTAATTCCAGCCCAAGCGTTACCCTCAGGGATTACCAGCAACAAGCCGTCGATGCCGCCATCGCGCATTTTAAAAAAAGCACCGATTCCGCCGTGTTAGTCCTACCAACGGGAGCCGGAAAAAGTATCGTTATTGCCGAGCTCGCCCGCATCGCCAGAAGACGAGTGCTGGTTTTAACCCATGTGAAGGAACTGGTTGCCCAAAACGCGCAAAAAGTGGGATTACTGACGACTGAGGCCAGCATTTACTCCGCTGGGTTAAATCAAAAATCGACTGACGGCAAAACCGTCGTGGCCAGTATTCAATCCGCCGCGCGCGCATTAAATCAATTCGATGAGCCCTTCTCGCTAGTGATTATCGATGAGTGCCACAGAGTCAGCCTCGAAAAAACCAGCCAATATCAGCAGATCTTAAGTCATTTACAGCAGCGTAATCCCAAGCTGAGGTTATTAGGCCTAACGGCCACTCCCTATCGGCTCGGTACGGACTGGATTTACAAACGCCATTACCATGGCAAAGTTGGCTCGCCTGAACTTGGGATCTTCGAGCAGTGTATTTTCGAGCTCCCCATCCGTCCGCTGATTAAACAAGGTTATTTAACCGCGCCCACCTTGTTTGATGGTTTAAGTGCCCAATATGACTTCAGCCAAATCAAGCCCAATGACAATGGCGAATATCCCGAGGTCCAAGTCAATGCGCTGCTGAACCACGCCGGACGCGCGACAACAGCGATTGTGAAGCAACTGATTGAACTGAGTCACCACCGCCAGGGGATCATTATTTTTGCGGCGACGGTTCGCCATGCTGAAGAAATTGTCAGCCAGCTGAACAAGAAACACAGCAAGCAAACAGCAATCGTCACGGCGCAAACGCCAGATAATGAGCGTGATGAACTTATCGAGCGCTTTAAAGCCAGAGAGCTTAAGTTCCTCGTCAACGTCGCGGTATTGACCACCGGATTCGATGCGCCCCATGTGGATTTAATTGCGATTTTACGCCCCACCGCATCCGTGAGTTTGTTTCAGCAAATGATTGGCCGCGGTCTTAGGATCTGTGAAGGTAAAAAAGATTGTTTAGTGATTGATTACGCGGCCAATGGCTATGATTTGTATTTTCCAGAAGTCGGCCAAGCTAAGCCCAATAGCAAGTCGGTTCCGGTACAAGTGCACTGCCCTGTCTGTCAGTTTGCCAATATCTTTTGGGGATTAACGGACAATGATGGCGATATTATCGAGCACTTTGGCCGTCGCTGTCAGGGCATAGTCGAGCATCATGGACAAAAGCAGCAATGTGACTTTCGATTTAGGTCTAAATCCTGTCCCGATTGCGGACAAGAGAACGACATAGCAGCGCGTATTTGCCAGCATTGCCAGTCGACCTTAATCGACCCCGATAAGCGCCTTAAACAAGTATTGAATAAGCAACACCATCATCTGTTCCGCTGCCAGCATATGACGTTAATGGATGATGCAGGCGATCTTAAGGTGCAATATCTGGACATTGAAGGAAACGAGTTTAATCGACGCTTTAAACTGCAAACGCCCGCCCAATGGCGTGCCTTGTATGCGTTGTTTATTTTCCCCCATAGTCGCACGCCGGGCCTAAAACCTAAGCAATACAAAAAAGTGTCTGAGCTGATTACCGATAGCGCCGCCTTTCGGATGCCAGATCTGTTACTGCTGAAAAAGCATAAAAAAGGCTGGGATCTGCTCGAAAGCTATTTCGATTACCAAGGGCGCTATCAAACTGAAAATAAACACATCTGA
- the acs gene encoding acetate--CoA ligase has product MSSQSLYKVSGNIAANALVNNDQYKKMYQESIVNPEGFWREHGKRIDWIKPYTKIKKTTFDDHNLSINWFYDGTLNASANCLDRHLAEHSDRVAIIWEGDNASEQRKITYGELHTQVCKFANALRSQGVRRGDIVTIYMPMVPEAAVAMLACARIGAVHSVVFGGFSPDSIASRVIDGKSKVVITADEGMRGGRAIPLKRNIDDALKHPDVTSVEKVIVLKRTGGKVDWVEGRDVWWHSLVETASEHCAIEEMGAEDPLFLLYTSGSTGNPKGVLHTTGGYMVYASMTHEYVFDYKPGEIYWCTADVGWITGHSYMVYGPLANGATVLIHEGIPNYPSPARLGEMIDRHKVNILYTAPTLIRALMAEGKQHFDKYDGSSLRIMGSVGEPINPEAWRWYHEVIGHEHCPIVDTWWQTETGGILITPLPGATDTKPGSATRPFFGVQPALVDNMGNILEGATEGNLVLLDSWPGQMRTVYGDHERFVLTYFKTFRGMYFTGDGARRDEDGYYWITGRVDDVINVSGHRLGTAEVESALVSHELVAEAAVVGYPHDIKGQGIYAYVTLTRGTEESEELRQELRQWVRKEIGALATPDLIQWATGLPKTRSGKIMRRFLRKIAANEVTNLGDASTLADPAVIETLIETRLNRNE; this is encoded by the coding sequence ATGAGCTCGCAGTCTCTCTACAAAGTCTCCGGCAATATCGCTGCCAATGCACTTGTAAATAACGATCAATATAAAAAAATGTACCAAGAGTCGATTGTCAATCCAGAGGGTTTCTGGAGAGAGCACGGCAAACGGATCGATTGGATAAAGCCATACACTAAAATCAAAAAAACCACTTTTGACGATCATAACTTATCGATTAACTGGTTCTACGACGGCACCCTAAACGCCTCAGCCAACTGCTTAGATCGCCATCTAGCAGAACACAGCGACCGCGTTGCCATCATTTGGGAAGGCGATAACGCCAGCGAACAACGTAAAATCACCTACGGTGAGCTTCACACTCAAGTGTGTAAGTTTGCCAACGCTCTACGCAGCCAAGGCGTGCGCCGTGGGGATATTGTGACCATTTATATGCCAATGGTGCCAGAAGCGGCTGTGGCTATGCTGGCCTGTGCCCGCATCGGTGCCGTGCACTCGGTTGTCTTTGGTGGCTTCTCACCCGATTCTATCGCTTCACGGGTCATCGACGGTAAATCTAAGGTGGTTATCACTGCCGATGAAGGTATGCGTGGTGGCCGCGCGATCCCACTCAAACGCAACATCGACGATGCGCTAAAACATCCCGATGTCACCAGCGTTGAGAAGGTGATTGTACTTAAACGTACTGGCGGCAAGGTTGACTGGGTAGAAGGCCGCGATGTGTGGTGGCACTCTCTGGTTGAAACTGCATCCGAGCACTGCGCCATTGAAGAAATGGGCGCCGAAGATCCGCTCTTCTTACTTTATACCTCAGGTTCAACCGGTAATCCCAAGGGCGTATTGCACACCACCGGCGGTTATATGGTGTATGCCTCTATGACCCACGAGTATGTGTTCGATTACAAACCCGGTGAGATTTACTGGTGTACCGCCGACGTGGGTTGGATCACGGGTCATTCCTACATGGTGTACGGCCCACTGGCGAACGGGGCGACCGTGCTAATCCACGAAGGGATCCCTAATTACCCAAGCCCAGCACGTTTAGGCGAGATGATTGACCGTCACAAGGTAAATATTCTCTATACGGCACCAACACTTATCCGTGCACTGATGGCCGAAGGTAAACAGCATTTTGACAAGTATGATGGCAGCTCGCTGCGCATCATGGGCTCTGTGGGTGAACCTATCAACCCAGAAGCTTGGCGCTGGTACCACGAGGTCATCGGCCATGAACATTGCCCAATTGTCGATACTTGGTGGCAAACCGAAACGGGCGGCATTTTGATCACCCCATTACCAGGTGCAACCGATACCAAACCCGGCTCGGCGACTCGCCCCTTCTTTGGGGTACAACCGGCGCTCGTGGACAACATGGGTAACATTTTAGAAGGCGCGACCGAAGGTAACTTAGTGCTGCTCGACTCATGGCCAGGCCAAATGCGTACCGTATATGGCGACCATGAACGCTTCGTACTGACCTACTTCAAAACCTTCCGTGGCATGTACTTTACCGGTGACGGCGCGCGCCGCGATGAAGACGGTTACTACTGGATCACTGGCCGTGTGGACGATGTGATTAACGTCTCCGGCCACAGATTAGGCACAGCAGAAGTAGAAAGTGCACTGGTGTCACACGAACTGGTCGCCGAAGCCGCCGTTGTGGGCTATCCCCATGATATTAAAGGCCAAGGTATTTACGCTTATGTGACGTTAACCCGTGGTACAGAAGAGAGTGAAGAACTTCGCCAAGAGCTGCGCCAATGGGTTCGCAAAGAAATTGGTGCCCTGGCCACACCGGATCTTATCCAGTGGGCGACAGGATTACCTAAAACCCGTTCTGGCAAAATCATGCGCCGTTTCCTGCGTAAGATTGCCGCTAACGAAGTGACCAACTTAGGTGATGCATCTACGCTGGCCGATCCAGCCGTGATTGAGACCTTGATTGAAACTCGCTTGAATCGTAACGAGTAA
- a CDS encoding GrxA family glutaredoxin produces MYVVIFGRPGCPYCVRAVQLSEQLVEKRDDFKFRYVDIHAEGISKADLEKTVGKPVETVPQIFVDEKHVGGCTDFEQYVRDNNLLG; encoded by the coding sequence ATGTACGTTGTTATTTTTGGCCGTCCTGGCTGTCCTTATTGCGTGCGAGCAGTACAACTGTCAGAGCAACTCGTTGAAAAACGTGATGACTTTAAATTTAGATACGTGGATATTCACGCCGAAGGGATTTCTAAAGCGGATCTCGAGAAAACTGTCGGCAAGCCAGTCGAAACTGTGCCACAGATTTTCGTTGATGAAAAACACGTAGGTGGTTGCACCGATTTCGAACAATATGTTCGCGATAACAACCTATTAGGTTAA